A region from the Benincasa hispida cultivar B227 chromosome 8, ASM972705v1, whole genome shotgun sequence genome encodes:
- the LOC120082781 gene encoding 9-cis-epoxycarotenoid dioxygenase NCED2, chloroplastic-like — protein sequence MGLGLGSPTRPINIVKKKPNQRNEVISSPLNSPSVFHFPKQPNKQPRITEDVTFKCRHPSHWNLLQKGASMAFDILEQAFLNNDNRNLPKTFDPHVQIAGNYAPVPEHPVSHSLPVTGVIPDCINGVYLRNGANPFFEPLAGHHLFDGDGMIHAVTIGGGRASYACRFTETERLVQEKAIGRPVFPKAVGELHGHSGIARLLLFYARGLFGLIDHHHGTGVANAGLVYFNGRLLAMSEDDLPYHVRITPSGDLITAGRYNFEGQLNSPMVAHPKIDPDTGELFALSYNFTHKPYLKYFQFSPDGKISPEIEIPVEIPTMMHDFAITENFIVIPDQQVIFNLKKMLTGGSPVMYDEKKNPRFGFLLKNARDSSNLTWVDSPADTFCFHLWNAWEETESDEIIVIGSCMTPPDSIFNERDEEFKAVLTEIRFNLRTGESARRAIISESEDVNLEVGVVNRNRLGRKTRYVYLAITEPWPKACGFAKVDVSSGEIKKYIYGDERYGGEPFFLGREMGCDCEREDDGYIVVLVHDEKKWRSELQIVNAIDLKLEACVELPSRVPYGFHGTFVHANDLTHQA from the coding sequence atgggcttgggcttgggctCTCCTACAAGGCCCATCAACATTGTGAAGAAGAAGCCCAATCAGAGAAACGAGGTGATTTCGTCCCCACTAAACTCCCCGTCTGTGTTCCATTTCCCAAAACAGCCCAATAAACAGCCAAGAATCACAGAAGACGTCACTTTCAAATGTCGTCATCCTTCTCACTGGAATTTACTGCAAAAAGGAGCTTCCATGGCCTTCGACATCCTTGAACAAGCTTTCCTAAATAACGACAATCGAAATCTTCCTAAAACCTTCGACCCACATGTCCAAATCGCCGGGAACTATGCTCCGGTGCCGGAACACCCAGTTTCTCACTCACTTCCGGTCACCGGCGTAATCCCCGATTGCATCAATGGCGTCTATCTCCGTAACGGCGCAAACCCATTTTTCGAACCCCTTGCTGGCCACCACCTGTTCGACGGCGACGGCATGATTCATGCTGTCACAATCGGTGGTGGACGTGCCAGCTACGCCTGCAGGTTCACTGAAACAGAAAGGCTCGTGCAAGAAAAAGCCATCGGCCGGCCGGTGTTCCCTAAGGCCGTCGGTGAGCTTCATGGACATTCCGGCATTGcccgtcttcttctcttctatGCTCGAGGGCTCTTTGGACTAATCGACCACCATCACGGCACCGGAGTCGCCAACGCTGGTTTGGTCTACTTCAACGGCCGTCTTTTGGCCATGTCAGAGGACGACCTTCCTTACCACGTCCGTATCACCCCTTCCGGCGACCTAATCACCGCCGGTCGGTATAATTTCGAGGGCCAACTCAATTCTCCAATGGTCGCTCACCCCAAAATCGACCCGGATACCGGCGAGCTTTTTGCTCTTAGCTACAATTTCACTCATAAGCCGTATCTTAAATACTTCCAATTCTCACCAGATGGGAAAATTTCACCGGAAATCGAAATTCCAGTGGAAATTCCAACGATGATGCACGATTTCGCCATAACAGAGAACTTCATTGTGATCCCTGACCAGCAAGTCATTTTCAATCTTAAGAAAATGCTCACCGGAGGATCTCCAGTGATGTACGACGAGAAAAAGAATCCCCGATTCGGGTTCTTACTGAAAAACGCAAGAGACTCGTCAAATCTCACGTGGGTTGATTCTCCTGCTGACACGTtctgtttccatctctggaatgCGTGGGAAGAAACAGAGTCAGACGAGATCATCGTGATCGGGTCCTGCATGACCCCACCGGATTCCATTTTCAACGAACGAGACGAGGAATTCAAGGCGGTTCTAACCGAAATCCGGTTCAATTTGAGGACCGGGGAATCGGCTCGCCGGGCGATCATTTCGGAATCGGAGGACGTGAACCTGGAAGTCGGAGTTGTGAACCGGAACCGGCTGGGGAGGAAAACTCGGTACGTTTATTTGGCAATTACAGAGCCATGGCCGAAGGCCTGTGGGTTCGCGAAAGTGGATGTTTCATCAGGAGAGATAAAGAAGTATATTTATGGCGATGAACGGTACGGCGGAGAGCCGTTTTTTTTGGGAAGAGAAATGGGTTGTGATTGTGAGAGAGAAGATGATGGGTATATAGTGGTGTTGGTGCACGACGAGAAGAAATGGAGATCAGAGCTTCAGATTGTGAACGCCATTGATTTGAAGTTGGAAGCTTGTGTGGAGCTGCCAAGTAGAGTACCTTATGGTTTTCACGGCACTTTTGTACATGCTAATGACTTAACACATCAGGCTTAG